The DNA segment ACGCCATCCGCCTGCAGCTCATCCACCACCGACGTGAAGTTGCTGAGGGTGTCACGGGCCCGGTAATCCAGGGTGACGCGGTCGGGATTGAAGCGCTCCTCACTGAGCATCCATTCGGCGTACTCACGGTTGCTGCCGCCGCTCACCAGCAGGGGCAGGTCGAGCTGACGGGCCAACCGGGCACCCAGTCGTTCCCGGTCCACATCCCCACCGAGCACCAGCACCAGCTGCGGCGGGCTGCGATCCAACAGAGCCCGCCGATAGGGCGACAACGGGCCAGGCCCCAACAGCCAGACCATCAGACCAGCTCCCAGTAGCAGCCCGGTACGCACACCCGCCATCAGACCTGTCCAACAGGGGAGGTGGGGTAGATCGGCAGAACCTCAGCCCAGGGCATCGCTGCCCCGGCAGCATGGCTGCACTGCAGCAGCTTCAGCAACTGCGCCACATCCGCCTCCATATCAAGCTGCACCTCAACAGTGGGCTGGGGTGATGCCCCCTGCGGCAGCAGGGTCGGCAGGCTGAGTTCATGCACCTGCCCAGCCGTGATCTGGTATTCGCCACCCACCACCCCCCGCCGGGGCAACTCCTGGGTGATCCAGAACGGTTCCCCCTGCATGGCTTTGGGCAATTGCCCCTCCAGACGTGGGGCCATCAGGGCATAACTGCTCACCCCCAGCAGGGGGCAATCCAGCTGTTGCGCCAGGGTACGGGCCATCACCACCGTGAGGCGGGTGCCGGTGAAGCCACCGGGTCCCGTCGCCACAGCAAGGCCCTGCAAGTGGGGCCAACGCTCAGGCGGGAGGAGCTCCTGAACCCGCGAAATCAAGCTGTTGGACAGGCCCCGGCCATCAGGATGGACCTGCACCAGAGGCTCTGCCCCGGGCTGCTGGGGATCCAGCAGTGCCATGCCGAAGCAGTCAGAACAGCTGTGCAGGGCGAGCAACAGCGGCAGAGCCGTCATCGGGGCAGCTCCTGTCCAGGACGGCAACGCTGCCATCGTCCTGGATCCGCCTTGAAGCTGGAGCAGGACCGCACATCCCACTCAATCCCGGCCTGGCCATTGGGGAGATCCATCACCGAAACGTGAATGCGAGGCGCGTCTGGCTCAAAATCCGGGGTCTGGGCCAGATGCGGAACACCATGCTGACGCTCAACTGCGTGATAGGCCTGACAACGGTCGACCCAACTGCAATCCACGCAGATGCACATGCCTCCCCAGGCCGTTCATTCCCTCCATTCTGATGGCCCAAGGCTCCGGCGACGCGTTGCTTGACCAGCTGCGAGAGCGACTGGCGCCAGCCCAGTGGCCTCTCCCCTTGGCACGGCTGCCGGAGGGCACGGCACTGGTGGGTGGCGCCGTGCGGGATGGCTTGCTGAACCGTCTCCAGGAGCAGCCGGATCTGGACCTGGTGGTCCCATCGGATGCCATCGCCCTGACCAAGGGCTTGGCCAAGGAGCTCAATGGCACTTGTGTGGTGCTGGACGCAGAACGGAGCATTGCTCGGCTGGTGCTTGGGGGCTGGACGGTTGACATCGCCCGACAGGGCGGAGACCACATCGAAGACGACCTCTGGCGGCGCGACTACCGGCTCAATGCCATCGCCGTGTCGCTCCAACCCTGGGGAGAGCTGTGGGATCCCACAGGGGGACTGAATGACCTCCAGCAGGGGTGCCTGACCGCCGTCTCGGAAGCCAACCTCGTGGACGATCCTCTGCGGCTGCTGCGGGGATTGCGGCTAATGGCGGAAATCCCGCTCACCATCTCCAGCCAGACCATGGGCTGGATAGAGCGCCACGCCGCACGGCTTCCGGAAGCAGCACCGGAGCGGATCCTGGCGGAACTGCAGCGCCTGGTGCGGGGCGACCATGCTGACGCCGCGATTGCAGCCCTCAGGAGCCTGCCGTTGCTGCATCCCTGGGCGGCCGCAGGGCAACCTCCCACGCCCGGCAACACCGCAGGCCTGAGCAGCGAGGAAGCCGCAGCAGCAGTGCCCTTGGCGCGGCTGACGGCCCTGGTGAGCGATGAGGGCCTCAACCAACTCCGGGCCAGCCGCGCCCTGCGCCAACGCTGCAAACGGCTGCGGAGCTGGCAGCAACGCACCGGTCAGGCACCGGAGTCGCTATCCGAGAACGATCGACTGCAATTGCACGAGGAGCTGGAGGGGGATCTCCCCGCCTTGGCCCTGCAACTACCCATGCCCGAGAAAGGGATCTGGCTGCGGCGATGGCGCGACGCTGAGGACCCTCTGTTCCACCCCAGAACTCCAATCGACGGCAACGGCCTGCTCACGGCCCTGAAGGTCGAACCCGGGCCCCGTCTCGGACGCCTGCTGCATCATCTGAAGCTTGAACATGCCTTTGGGCGCATCCAAACCCCAAGCGAGGCGCTGAAGGAGGCCCAACATTTCTTGACCCGTGAAAGCGAGGCTCTGTGATTAACTTTCCAGGTGTCAATGATGACGGTCAGACACCGACAGATCGCATTTTCTTTCCTTCATGAGCATCCGCCTGTACATCGGCAACCTGCCGCAGACCTTTGAAGAACAGGAGCTGGTGGCTCTGCTCAAGTCGGTGGGAGAAGGGATCCGGTTCAAGTCGGTTCTCGACCGGGAAACCGGGGCATGCCGCGGTTTCGGCTTCGCCAACGTGGACGATCCGAAGCTGGCTGACGCCGTGATCGAAGCGCTGAATGGCAAGGAGTTCGGCGGCAGCGCTCTGCGCGTCGAGCGCTCCGAGCGTCGCGACAACAATGCTGGTGGCAACCGTCGTGGGGCACCCAACGCAGCCGGTCAGCCTCAAGTGGCCCGCAAGGCGGTGAACAAAGTGGTTCACTCCGATGCGAAGAACGAGGGCGCTCCCGACCCCCGCTGGGCCGGCGAGCTGTCCAAGCTCAAGGATCTCTTGGCCAACCAGAAGACGGCGGTTTGATCCGTCGCCGATCTGATTGAGGGAAACAGCCGATCAACACCAGCCCCTGCCGGTCTGACCGGCGGGGGTTTTTAGCGTGACTGAGCCAACAGGAATGAACGAGGCAGATCAAGCAGCTTGTTGACCTTGGCCACGTAGGCACGGTGATTGAACACGTCGTAATCGACCCGCTCGATTTCATCCAGGATGCCGCGGTAGAGCCGAAGCGACGTCCACACCGGCCAGCGCGCATCGGCAGACAGCCAACGGACTCCTGCTTCGGAGCGAGCAAACCAATCGCGGGCCCGCTCCAGCTGGAAGCGCATCAACGCACGCCAGGCATTGTTGAGGGTTCCAGCCATCAACTCCTCCTCGGAATAGCCGAAACGCTCGAGATCTTCCTGCGGCAGATAGATACGACCACGGCCCCGGTCTTCCCCCACATCCCGGAGGATGTTGGTGAGTTGGTTGGCGATCCCCAGAGCGACGGCGGCATCGGAGGTGTCGGGACAGTCGCTCCAGGGGGCTGAGGTGTAGGCCTGGTCGACACCCATCACCCCCTGGGTCATCAAGCCAACAGTGCCTGCCACGCGATAGCAATAGAGCTTGAGGTCTTCAAAGCGGGGGTAGCGGGTCCAGGTGAGGTCCATCCGCTGGCCCTCAATCATGTCGAGGTAAGGCTGAATGCCCTGGGGAAAGCGCTCCAGGGTGTCCACCATCACCGCATCCAGGTCGTCCTCCACCCGGCCATCAAAGAGAGCACGGGTCTTCTCCTCCCAGCGGTCGAGCCGCTCTGCAAGTTCTTCGACCGGACGCGCCTGGGCCTCCGGGCTGTCCATCAATTCATCGGTGCGCCGGCACCACACATAAATCGCCCAGATGGCACGCCGCTTCTCCGGAGGGAGAAGCAAGGTGCCGATATAGAACGTCTTGGCCCACTCGGCGGTCTCCCGACGGCAGGCCTCAAAGGCTGCGTCGAGATCCGGGGAGGCGAGGGGCATGGCTCAGGCCGTCACAGGCTCACTGGAAGAGGTCGATGATGCCAGCTGGCCTGTCTTGCGGTCCACCGCACCGGCACAGAGCTTGCCACTGAGCACAGCACCCTCCATCGAGGCGAGATAGCGCTGCATGGTGTAGTCGCCCGCAAGGAAAAAGTTCTTGATCGGGGTGGTTTGATCCGGGCGCAGCTCCTGGCAACCGGGAGTCGTCTTGTAAACGGACAACGGCGTCTTCACGACCTTGTATTTGCGCAGGGTGGCGGGGTTATCGCCACTGAAGTGCATTGGGAACAGCTTCTTGAGCTCACCCATGGTGGCCTCGATGATCTCCTCGTCGGGACGGCCGATCCAGTCTTTGGCGGGAGCAAAGACCAGCTCAAGCATCGACTTATCGGGGTCTTCGTACTCCCGGCAGGTGATGCTCATGTCGGCATACACGCTGAGCAGGGGAGAACGGCTGAACAGCAGATGGTCGATGTCGGTGAGCTTGCGATCGAACCAGAGGTGCAAGTTGATCACGGGGACACCCCGGAGGCCATCCAACTTCTGGAACACCTCCATCTGCTTCCAGGGCTCAGGCAGCAGCAGCTTGAAAGGATCCACCGGCAAGGCACTGACATAGGCATCAGCGGTGAGATCGAAGCTCTCCTTGCCCTTCACGCCACCGATGTGGAAGGCCGCCACCGAACCGTCGGCATTGAGCTTGATCTCACGCAGGGGGCTGTCAAGGTGCACTTCACCACCCAGTGACTCGATGTGCTCGACCACCGGCTGGCAGAGGCGCTCCGGCGGTGCGCCATCCAGGAACGCCATCTTGGAGCCGTTCTTCTCCTGCAGGAAGCGATTGAGCGCTGTGAGCACAACCGTGGCAGAAATTTCATCGGGATCGATGAAATTCAGGGCCTTGCTCATGGCCAAGAACACCTCATCGTTCACCCGCTCTGGGATGTTGTGGACCCGCAGCCACTCGGTCCAGGAGTATTTGTCGCACTCCTCGACGTACCCCTGACCCCGGAGCATCGCAGGCACAAGGCCCAGGCCGAAGCTGATTTTCTCAGGCCAGCTCAGCATGTCGTTGTTGCCCAGGATCGCCGCCACACCATTAACCGGTGCCGGCAGATCGGGGAAATCAAAGCGGCTGTAGGTGCCGGGTTCGTCCTGCTGGTTGAAGATCATCGAATGGCTCTTCCACTGCAGCCGGTCTTCGATGTTCAGCTCCTTGAACAGCTGCAGCATGTTCGGGTAGGCCCCGAAGAAGATGTGCAGGCCGGTCTCGTACCAGTCGCCTTCCTCGTCTTTCCAGGCCGCCACCTTGCCGCCCAGCACATCACGGGCTTCAACCACGATGGGGGTGTGGCCGGCATCTGCCAGGTATTTGGCACAGGAGAGTCCAGCAAGACCAGCTCCGGCAATAGCGACGCGCATGCGGCCGTCTCGAAAGTGAAACCAACCTTAAAAGGGCTTGACCCCCGTTCGCTTCTTAAAGTCGTGTCAGCTTTCCCGTGGGCGCGTCTTGGCTGACACCCTTCTCAAGTGCACCACCCGCCACGTGCGCCTGTTCACAGCAGCACTTCAAGAGGAGGATCTGGTTCCTTCGGATGACCAGCTGACCTTGGATCTGGATCCCGACAACGAATTTCTCTGGGATGCCGCCAGCCTCGCCAAGGTGCAGGGACGCTTCAAGGAACTAGTGGATGCCGCAGCCGGCGGCGAACTGAGTGACTACACCCTGCGCCGCATCGGCACAGACCTGGAGGGATTCATCCGGCAACTGCTCCAGGCCGGAGAACTCAGCTACAACCCAGATGGCCGCGTGCAGAACTTCTCCATGGGCCTGCCCCGCACCCCTGAACTGTTGTGACCGACTCGCGCTACGACCGCGGCGGCCGCCGACCGCGGGACGGCCGCTACGACCGCGTTGAGCGTGACCGCTATGACGCTCCGTCCAGGGGCGGATACGGCCGTCCTCCCGGCCCCCCACCAGGGGGTGGAGGCGGCCAGGGAGGCTTTCAATTCAGCACCCTCACCGTGGCCGTCCTGGCAGGGGTTCTCGTGGTGGGGATCGGCATCGGCAGCGCTGTCACCAGCACCACCACGGGCGACCAGGGAAACATTGCCAGCTCCCAGCAACTGGACATGGCCGTTCCCGACCCGGAGTTCTGCCGCCAGTGGGGGGCGAGCGCCTTCGTCATGGACATCGAGATGTACACGACGCTCAACCCCTCCAGCAGCTTTGTGACCCAGCCGACCCTGCAACCGGGTTGCGTGATCCGTCGGGAGAACTGGTCGGTGCTGCGCAAAGAGGGAGCCATCACCGCCGAGCAGGAGCGTGAGTGCAAGCAGCGGATGAACACCTTTGCCTACATCGGCTCCGTTCGGGACAAGCCCGTGGTGCGCTGCGTCTACCAAACCGACATCAGTGAGAACAAATTCCTCACCCGAGGTGTGGCAGATGACGCTGTGGGCGTCACACCAGAGGCCGATCAGTTCTGAACCAGTTGCTCCCCGATCGCTTCAGGCACGACCTTCGCTGCCTGGCGAATCGGGCTGTCAGCACTGGCAAAGACGGGCAGAACGTCATTGCGGAAGGCCACCGAAGCACGTGAGCAGTAGCGGGCGGGGTGGGTGATCAGCTTGAGCTGGCGCCGCACCTGCAGATCAGCCACCTGGGGCCGATGAATCGTGCCCGCCGATAACTCCCGCTCGATCGACACCACGGGAACAAAGGCGGCGCCCAGGCCCGCCTGAACGGCATTTTTGATGGCTTCCAGCGAATTCAGCTCCATATCGATGCGGAGGCGCTGCACATCCAGGCCGGAACGCGCCAGAAGCTGGTCGACCATCTTCCGGGTGGTGGATTGCGCATCGAGGCAGACAAAGCCCAGGCGATAGAGGTCTTCCTTGGTGAGTTCAGCCAGCCGGGCCAGGGGGTGCTTCACCGGCAGCACCAGCGCCAGCTCATCACTGGCGTAGGGCACCACCTGCAGCAGTTCATTGAGTTCCGCTGGCAATTCACCACCGATGATCGCCAGGTCGATCTGACCGTTGGCCACACTCCAGCCCGTGCGGCGGGTGCTGTGGACCTGGAGCTGCACGGAGACGTCTGGATATTTCTGGCGGAACAGGCCGATCATCCGGGGCATCAGATAGGTGCCGGTGGTCTGACTTGCCCCCACGATCAGGGATCCACCTTTGAGGTTGTGGAGATCATCCAGGGCCCGACAGGCTTCGTGGCACTGGCTCAGGATCCGGTCGCAGTAACTCAGCAGCAGATGGCCCGCTTCAGTGAGCTGCGCCTTGCGCCCGCCGCGATCAAACAGCGACACCTCCAGCTGCTTCTCCAGGTTCTGGATCTGAAGGCTGACGGCGGGCTGGGTGACGTAAAGACTGTCGGCAGCTTTCTTGAAGCTGCCCTCACTGACAATCGCGCGAAGGATCCGCAGCTGGTCGAGGGTGAACGGCAGATCGGCCACCGCGAAACACCCGGAGGAACACCAGAAATTTAGGACCGCCACGTCCGCCAGCCAGAATCACGCCCTTCCAACGCAGCCGCCATGGCCTCCACCCACCACAGCAGCGTCGTGATGCTGGTGCTGCTGATCCTGTTTGCGGTGATTCACAGCGGTGGAGCTGCCCTGCGCAGCCGGGCTGAGGACGTGATCGGAGCGAGGGCCTGGCGCCTGATCTTCGCGGCAGCCAGCATTCCCTCGGCCGTGGTGGTGATCGGCTGGTTCCTGGCCCATCGCTACGACGGGGTGCGGCTTTGGAATCTCCAGGGCGTGCCTGGGGTGATTCCGATCGTCTGGATCGGAACCGCCATCAGCTTTCTCTTCCTTTATCCAGCCACCTACAACCTGCTGGAGATCCCGGCGGTGCTGAAACCACAGGTGCGTCTTTATGCCACGGGAATCATCCGCATCAGCCGCCATCCCCAGGCCATCGGGCAAATTCTCTGGTGCCTCACCCACGCCCTCTGGATCGGCAGCAGTTTCATGTTGGTGACCTGCGCGGGCCTGATCGGCCATCACCTCTTCGCCGTCTGGCATGGCGACCGGCGCCTGAAGACCCGCTTCGGTGAGGCCTTTGATGAGCTCAAGGCCAGCACATCGATCGTGCCGTTCGCTGCCGTTCTGGACGGACGCCAGCAGCTGGAGTGGCAGGAATTTGTCCGCCCCGCGCAACTGGGCATCGCCATTGCCGTCGGCGTCTTCTGGTGGGCCCACCGCTTCATTCCGACGGCTGCCGAGTTGATGCGCAATTCAGCACTCCAGAACCTGCTGGGCTGAGCTGCCTACACTCGCTTCAACCTGCTGTTTGCGGATGCCCTCGGCCGAGGAACTCGCCTGGCTCATTCCCGTTCTGCCCCTGTTCGGCGCCGTGCTGACCGGGCTGGGATTGATCAGCTTCAACCGCACGATCAACCGGTTGCGCAAACCCGTTGCGCTGCTGTTGATCTCCTGTGTTGGTGCAGCTGCGGCCCTCAGTTACAGCATCCTCTTCAACCAGCTCAATGGCGCCCCACCGGTCGAGCATCTGTTCGTCTGGGCCAGTGCCGGCAGCTTCGTTCTGCCGATGGGCTACGTGGTGGATCCGCTTGGGGCGGTGATGCTGGCACTGGTCACCACCATCGCCCTGCTGGTGCTGGTGTATTCCCACGGCTACATGGCCCACGACAAGGGCTATGTGCGCTTCTTCACCTACCTAGCGCTGTTCAGCAGCTCCATGCTGGGGCTGATCATCAGCCCAAATCTCCTCGAGATCTACGTCTTCTGGGAGCTGGTGGGCATGTGCTCCTATCTGCTGGTGGGCTTCTGGTACGACCGTGATGGCGCCGCCCACGCTGCCCAGAAAGCCTTTGTGGTGAACCGGGTGGGTGACTTCGGCCTGCTGCTGGGCATCCTTGGTCTGTTCTGGGCCACCGGCAGCTTCGATTTCCAGGGAATCGCTGATGGCTTGCAGAACGGCCTGGCCGCCGGAACCGTGGCGCCATGGGCCGCGCTGCTGCTCTGCCTGCTGGTGTTCATGGGTCCGATGGCCAAGTCGGCCCAGTTCCCTCTCCACGTCTGGCTGCCCGATGCCATGGAGGGCCCGACGCCGATTTCAGCGCTGATTCACGCCGCCACGATGGTGGCCGCAGGGGTGTTCCTGGTCGCCCGCCTCGATCCCCTCTACGCCCAGTTCCCCGTCGTTCAAACAGTGATCGCCGTCGTTGGCACGATCACCTGCTTCCTGGGGGCCTCCATTGCCCTCACCCAGATGGATCTCAAGAAGGGTCTGGCCTACAGCACCGTCTCCCAGCTC comes from the Synechococcus sp. A15-62 genome and includes:
- a CDS encoding NAD(P)H-quinone oxidoreductase subunit M, whose protein sequence is MADTLLKCTTRHVRLFTAALQEEDLVPSDDQLTLDLDPDNEFLWDAASLAKVQGRFKELVDAAAGGELSDYTLRRIGTDLEGFIRQLLQAGELSYNPDGRVQNFSMGLPRTPELL
- a CDS encoding phytoene synthase; protein product: MPLASPDLDAAFEACRRETAEWAKTFYIGTLLLPPEKRRAIWAIYVWCRRTDELMDSPEAQARPVEELAERLDRWEEKTRALFDGRVEDDLDAVMVDTLERFPQGIQPYLDMIEGQRMDLTWTRYPRFEDLKLYCYRVAGTVGLMTQGVMGVDQAYTSAPWSDCPDTSDAAVALGIANQLTNILRDVGEDRGRGRIYLPQEDLERFGYSEEELMAGTLNNAWRALMRFQLERARDWFARSEAGVRWLSADARWPVWTSLRLYRGILDEIERVDYDVFNHRAYVAKVNKLLDLPRSFLLAQSR
- a CDS encoding RNA-binding protein — translated: MSIRLYIGNLPQTFEEQELVALLKSVGEGIRFKSVLDRETGACRGFGFANVDDPKLADAVIEALNGKEFGGSALRVERSERRDNNAGGNRRGAPNAAGQPQVARKAVNKVVHSDAKNEGAPDPRWAGELSKLKDLLANQKTAV
- a CDS encoding NnrU family protein, producing MASTHHSSVVMLVLLILFAVIHSGGAALRSRAEDVIGARAWRLIFAAASIPSAVVVIGWFLAHRYDGVRLWNLQGVPGVIPIVWIGTAISFLFLYPATYNLLEIPAVLKPQVRLYATGIIRISRHPQAIGQILWCLTHALWIGSSFMLVTCAGLIGHHLFAVWHGDRRLKTRFGEAFDELKASTSIVPFAAVLDGRQQLEWQEFVRPAQLGIAIAVGVFWWAHRFIPTAAELMRNSALQNLLG
- the pds gene encoding 15-cis-phytoene desaturase — translated: MRVAIAGAGLAGLSCAKYLADAGHTPIVVEARDVLGGKVAAWKDEEGDWYETGLHIFFGAYPNMLQLFKELNIEDRLQWKSHSMIFNQQDEPGTYSRFDFPDLPAPVNGVAAILGNNDMLSWPEKISFGLGLVPAMLRGQGYVEECDKYSWTEWLRVHNIPERVNDEVFLAMSKALNFIDPDEISATVVLTALNRFLQEKNGSKMAFLDGAPPERLCQPVVEHIESLGGEVHLDSPLREIKLNADGSVAAFHIGGVKGKESFDLTADAYVSALPVDPFKLLLPEPWKQMEVFQKLDGLRGVPVINLHLWFDRKLTDIDHLLFSRSPLLSVYADMSITCREYEDPDKSMLELVFAPAKDWIGRPDEEIIEATMGELKKLFPMHFSGDNPATLRKYKVVKTPLSVYKTTPGCQELRPDQTTPIKNFFLAGDYTMQRYLASMEGAVLSGKLCAGAVDRKTGQLASSTSSSEPVTA
- a CDS encoding LysR family transcriptional regulator, which translates into the protein MADLPFTLDQLRILRAIVSEGSFKKAADSLYVTQPAVSLQIQNLEKQLEVSLFDRGGRKAQLTEAGHLLLSYCDRILSQCHEACRALDDLHNLKGGSLIVGASQTTGTYLMPRMIGLFRQKYPDVSVQLQVHSTRRTGWSVANGQIDLAIIGGELPAELNELLQVVPYASDELALVLPVKHPLARLAELTKEDLYRLGFVCLDAQSTTRKMVDQLLARSGLDVQRLRIDMELNSLEAIKNAVQAGLGAAFVPVVSIERELSAGTIHRPQVADLQVRRQLKLITHPARYCSRASVAFRNDVLPVFASADSPIRQAAKVVPEAIGEQLVQN
- a CDS encoding Ycf34 family protein; amino-acid sequence: MCICVDCSWVDRCQAYHAVERQHGVPHLAQTPDFEPDAPRIHVSVMDLPNGQAGIEWDVRSCSSFKADPGRWQRCRPGQELPR
- a CDS encoding CCA tRNA nucleotidyltransferase, which encodes MAQGSGDALLDQLRERLAPAQWPLPLARLPEGTALVGGAVRDGLLNRLQEQPDLDLVVPSDAIALTKGLAKELNGTCVVLDAERSIARLVLGGWTVDIARQGGDHIEDDLWRRDYRLNAIAVSLQPWGELWDPTGGLNDLQQGCLTAVSEANLVDDPLRLLRGLRLMAEIPLTISSQTMGWIERHAARLPEAAPERILAELQRLVRGDHADAAIAALRSLPLLHPWAAAGQPPTPGNTAGLSSEEAAAAVPLARLTALVSDEGLNQLRASRALRQRCKRLRSWQQRTGQAPESLSENDRLQLHEELEGDLPALALQLPMPEKGIWLRRWRDAEDPLFHPRTPIDGNGLLTALKVEPGPRLGRLLHHLKLEHAFGRIQTPSEALKEAQHFLTRESEAL
- the tsaB gene encoding tRNA (adenosine(37)-N6)-threonylcarbamoyltransferase complex dimerization subunit type 1 TsaB, which encodes MTALPLLLALHSCSDCFGMALLDPQQPGAEPLVQVHPDGRGLSNSLISRVQELLPPERWPHLQGLAVATGPGGFTGTRLTVVMARTLAQQLDCPLLGVSSYALMAPRLEGQLPKAMQGEPFWITQELPRRGVVGGEYQITAGQVHELSLPTLLPQGASPQPTVEVQLDMEADVAQLLKLLQCSHAAGAAMPWAEVLPIYPTSPVGQV
- a CDS encoding DUF3172 domain-containing protein gives rise to the protein MTDSRYDRGGRRPRDGRYDRVERDRYDAPSRGGYGRPPGPPPGGGGGQGGFQFSTLTVAVLAGVLVVGIGIGSAVTSTTTGDQGNIASSQQLDMAVPDPEFCRQWGASAFVMDIEMYTTLNPSSSFVTQPTLQPGCVIRRENWSVLRKEGAITAEQERECKQRMNTFAYIGSVRDKPVVRCVYQTDISENKFLTRGVADDAVGVTPEADQF
- a CDS encoding YdcF family protein — its product is MAGVRTGLLLGAGLMVWLLGPGPLSPYRRALLDRSPPQLVLVLGGDVDRERLGARLARQLDLPLLVSGGSNREYAEWMLSEERFNPDRVTLDYRARDTLSNFTSVVDELQADGVRHVLLVTSEDHLPRSMAVGQVVAGSRGIQLTGVPVVCREDCAQEGRLKQWSDWLRAVAWVMTGRDLRDAADSDPAGR